A single region of the Desulfomonile tiedjei genome encodes:
- a CDS encoding ABC transporter permease — translation MSDNMTPDSKNNRAAAGRGGESTRSWIERLFSPELVESLRRIKTLMRKEFIQIYRNKQNFRLILIAPFMQLIILGYASRLDVKDVQTVVADLDRSALSREIIDSFSRSGYFIIKQTVDSYDKVDRYLETGQAALAILIPPDLERRIKGGQTAQVGVLIDGVDTTTAGTVSGYAQSILLRFSSDLTTKRVGKMQGLMFDSPIPRLVVPSLANASRAWFNPNLNSKDFFVPGVVVIILVATTIIMTSAVIVREKEIGTIEQLMVTPISRLELILGKILPCFAIVITIMAVIMPVGLLVFDVPFNGSRLFFLPTGMAFLITIAGIGMTISAFCQTQQQAILSSFMFLQPSVLLSGYAFPIENMPIVIQYLTYLNPMRYFISIVRGVFLKGTGWDVLWPEVLPICIMAVFFIAVASFLFKKRVD, via the coding sequence ATGAGCGACAATATGACCCCTGATTCAAAAAACAATCGAGCTGCCGCCGGCCGCGGTGGAGAATCAACGCGAAGCTGGATCGAGAGGCTTTTCTCTCCCGAGTTGGTTGAAAGTCTGCGCCGGATAAAGACCCTCATGCGCAAGGAGTTCATTCAAATATACCGCAACAAGCAGAATTTCCGCCTCATACTCATTGCTCCGTTCATGCAGCTCATTATTCTGGGTTATGCGAGTCGCCTGGATGTAAAAGATGTGCAAACCGTCGTTGCCGACCTCGATCGGAGCGCGCTCAGCAGAGAGATAATAGATTCCTTCTCCCGTTCGGGGTACTTCATCATCAAGCAGACGGTAGATTCGTACGACAAGGTCGATCGATACCTGGAGACCGGCCAGGCTGCCCTGGCCATCTTGATCCCGCCCGATCTGGAGCGGCGAATAAAGGGAGGCCAAACCGCGCAGGTTGGGGTCCTGATTGACGGGGTGGACACCACCACGGCGGGCACTGTATCCGGATACGCCCAATCTATCCTGCTGCGGTTTTCCTCGGACCTAACGACTAAACGCGTGGGCAAAATGCAGGGACTGATGTTCGATTCTCCTATTCCCAGGCTGGTTGTCCCGTCATTGGCCAATGCGAGCAGGGCCTGGTTCAATCCTAACTTGAACTCCAAAGACTTTTTTGTGCCCGGCGTGGTGGTCATCATCCTCGTTGCGACCACTATTATCATGACGTCTGCGGTGATTGTCCGGGAAAAAGAGATCGGCACAATAGAACAGCTAATGGTCACGCCCATATCGCGTCTTGAGTTGATCTTGGGCAAGATACTGCCATGTTTCGCGATAGTGATAACAATCATGGCGGTCATCATGCCCGTTGGATTGCTGGTTTTCGATGTGCCTTTCAATGGCTCAAGGCTGTTTTTTCTGCCCACCGGAATGGCCTTCCTGATTACCATCGCGGGAATCGGCATGACCATATCAGCCTTCTGCCAGACGCAGCAACAGGCTATCCTTTCATCGTTTATGTTCTTGCAGCCTTCTGTGTTGCTTTCCGGATACGCATTTCCCATCGAGAATATGCCGATTGTCATCCAATACCTCACGTACCTCAATCCCATGCGGTACTTCATAAGCATCGTCCGAGGCGTGTTCCTAAAGGGCACCGGATGGGATGTCCTCTGGCCGGAAGTCCTACCAATCTGCATCATGGCGGTCTTCTTCATCGCCGTCGCTTCATTCCTCTTCAAAAAACGAGTCGATTAG
- a CDS encoding ABC transporter ATP-binding protein — translation MKKQAEGVEVFADNLTKVFGEFRAVDNVSFEVEKGEIFGFLGPNGAGKTTTIKILCGLLAPTSGAAKVAGFDVATQPEEIKKHIGYMSQKFSLYEDLTVGENLDFFGGIYSLEREKKKSRDTWVLEMAGLTDKRTSLTGDLPLGWKQRLALGCAVLHEPPVLFLDEPTSGVDPLSRRSFWELIHDMGRQGVTVFVTTHYMEEAEYCNRLALMSRGKIIALGTPGELKKNWMIESVIDLECDDLMKAAELLEQEPGFTEVAVFGSLLHLVAGDPDYAVTRAREVLTEAGIEVFRIEPITPSLEDVFVTLTAKDGNSDS, via the coding sequence GTGAAAAAGCAGGCTGAAGGGGTAGAGGTCTTCGCTGATAACCTCACCAAGGTCTTTGGAGAGTTCAGGGCCGTTGACAACGTCAGCTTTGAAGTGGAAAAGGGCGAAATCTTCGGTTTCCTGGGTCCCAACGGAGCGGGAAAGACCACCACTATCAAAATACTCTGCGGGCTGCTTGCCCCTACCTCCGGAGCCGCCAAGGTTGCCGGATTTGACGTGGCAACACAACCTGAGGAAATCAAGAAACATATAGGGTACATGTCGCAGAAGTTCTCCCTGTACGAGGACCTGACGGTGGGGGAAAATCTCGACTTTTTCGGCGGAATTTACAGCCTGGAAAGGGAGAAAAAGAAGTCGAGGGATACATGGGTGCTGGAGATGGCCGGACTGACCGACAAAAGGACCAGCCTCACCGGAGACCTGCCGTTGGGATGGAAACAGAGACTTGCACTGGGATGCGCGGTCCTCCATGAGCCTCCGGTATTGTTTCTCGATGAACCGACCTCGGGGGTGGACCCCCTTTCTCGCCGCAGCTTCTGGGAGTTGATCCACGACATGGGCCGGCAGGGCGTGACCGTGTTTGTTACAACCCACTACATGGAAGAGGCAGAGTACTGCAATCGCCTCGCATTGATGAGCCGCGGGAAAATAATAGCTCTTGGGACCCCCGGTGAACTGAAAAAGAACTGGATGATCGAGTCGGTCATAGACCTGGAATGCGATGATCTCATGAAAGCGGCTGAACTGCTGGAGCAGGAGCCGGGCTTCACGGAGGTGGCCGTATTCGGGAGCCTGCTGCATCTGGTCGCGGGGGACCCGGATTATGCTGTAACGAGAGCCAGAGAAGTCTTGACCGAGGCCGGGATTGAGGTTTTCAGGATAGAGCCCATCACCCCGAGCCTTGAAGACGTGTTTGTAACCCTGACGGCCAAAGATGGTAACTCCGACTCGTGA
- a CDS encoding ABC transporter permease has translation MNIARTLAVARKETRQIIRDSRSLYLALGIPVMLMILFGYALSLDVDNIPLAVWDQERTPASREFIDRLTSSGYFTVVLRTESYQPIVQAIDKNEANMGLVIPFDFSRNLKRGRPTSVQAVVDGSDSTRAGLAIVYLETIVATFEDDLRKQALTSQSVQQRINPPVEPRVRLLYNPELQSRNNIVPGLIAIIMMVIAALLTSLTIVRERELGTLEQLISTPLKPNELILGKLIPYFVLGYVDLLMTYVMGQYVFNVPFRGSLLLMFFVSGIFLIGALSLGFFISVVASNQFFATQVALLGTFLPSFLLSGFVFPISNMPDILQIVTYIIPARHFVTVLRAIYLKGVGVEAVLVPFLMLVFFAVFLTFLATVKLKKSLR, from the coding sequence ATGAATATTGCTCGCACCCTAGCAGTCGCACGCAAAGAGACCAGACAAATTATCCGGGACTCGCGATCTTTGTACCTTGCACTTGGTATCCCGGTCATGCTGATGATTCTGTTCGGCTATGCCCTTTCCTTGGACGTGGACAATATTCCGCTGGCCGTCTGGGATCAAGAGCGCACCCCCGCGTCACGGGAATTCATCGATAGACTGACCAGCTCGGGCTACTTCACGGTGGTTTTGCGGACCGAATCGTATCAGCCTATTGTACAGGCCATCGACAAAAACGAAGCCAATATGGGGCTGGTAATTCCTTTTGATTTTAGCAGGAATTTGAAACGTGGCAGGCCCACCAGCGTTCAGGCGGTCGTGGACGGTTCGGATTCGACCAGGGCCGGTTTGGCCATTGTGTACCTGGAGACCATTGTTGCCACCTTCGAAGATGATCTCCGAAAGCAGGCGCTTACAAGCCAATCCGTCCAACAGAGGATCAATCCGCCTGTGGAGCCGCGTGTCCGGCTGCTCTACAATCCTGAGCTTCAAAGCAGAAACAACATTGTCCCTGGCCTCATTGCCATAATCATGATGGTTATTGCAGCGCTGCTCACATCACTGACCATTGTGAGGGAAAGGGAGCTGGGCACTTTGGAACAGCTTATTTCGACCCCATTGAAACCCAATGAACTGATATTGGGAAAGTTGATACCTTATTTTGTGCTGGGTTACGTGGATCTCCTGATGACCTACGTAATGGGGCAATACGTGTTCAATGTACCTTTCCGAGGAAGCCTGTTGTTGATGTTTTTCGTCTCCGGCATATTCCTGATCGGAGCGCTTTCTCTGGGGTTCTTCATTTCCGTGGTCGCTTCCAACCAGTTCTTTGCGACTCAGGTAGCGCTCTTGGGAACTTTCCTGCCGTCGTTTCTTCTATCCGGCTTTGTATTCCCGATTTCCAACATGCCGGACATATTGCAGATAGTCACGTACATCATTCCTGCCAGGCATTTCGTTACCGTCCTGCGAGCCATATATCTAAAGGGCGTCGGCGTAGAGGCCGTACTTGTGCCTTTTCTGATGCTCGTATTTTTTGCAGTGTTTCTCACTTTCCTTGCAACCGTGAAGCTGAAAAAGAGCCTGCGATGA
- a CDS encoding efflux RND transporter periplasmic adaptor subunit, with the protein MNKKKIALLVALVFLAVVGLGVMVHLRDRNHVEGKIFVSGNIEATETDLSFRLSGQIISLPIEEGDRLKKNQVVAKLDIDTLTAQKGAAEADLANARAVLDELEEGTRVEEIAQARAQWKAAESRLKLAKDEYHRYLALFREGVVSASNFDSRDSTYKVALEDYNNSTQRLKELETGPREQQIRAARARWEGAQWNLERIKLDIEHSTLATPTASVVLVKAAELGEVTLPGATVATVAAIDEVWLKGYVSERDLGKVKLGQKAEITTDTFPGKIYPGVVTFISSRAEFTPKNVQTREERIKQVFRVKVTIQNPEQELKIGMPAEGYVVVDEEHAKKAGVSTRGK; encoded by the coding sequence ATGAACAAGAAGAAAATCGCTCTGTTGGTTGCACTTGTCTTTCTAGCTGTGGTTGGGCTTGGCGTGATGGTCCATTTGAGAGATCGAAACCACGTGGAAGGAAAGATCTTCGTCAGCGGAAACATCGAGGCCACCGAAACGGATCTCTCTTTCAGATTGAGCGGCCAGATAATCAGTCTCCCGATAGAAGAAGGGGACCGGCTGAAAAAGAACCAAGTGGTCGCCAAGCTCGATATTGACACTCTTACGGCTCAGAAAGGAGCAGCGGAAGCTGATCTGGCTAATGCCAGAGCCGTTCTGGACGAACTAGAGGAGGGCACCCGCGTCGAAGAGATTGCACAGGCCAGGGCCCAATGGAAAGCGGCGGAAAGCAGGCTCAAACTGGCAAAGGATGAATACCATCGCTATCTGGCGCTGTTTAGGGAAGGGGTGGTATCAGCCTCCAACTTCGACTCGAGAGACAGCACTTACAAAGTCGCGCTCGAAGATTACAACAATTCGACCCAACGGCTGAAAGAACTCGAAACCGGGCCCAGAGAGCAGCAGATTCGCGCCGCGCGGGCACGCTGGGAAGGGGCCCAATGGAACCTCGAAAGAATCAAGCTCGATATCGAACATTCCACATTGGCGACCCCCACGGCCTCGGTGGTGCTGGTCAAAGCAGCGGAGTTGGGGGAGGTGACTCTGCCGGGGGCCACTGTGGCCACGGTTGCAGCCATAGATGAGGTCTGGCTCAAGGGTTACGTGAGCGAAAGAGACCTCGGCAAGGTAAAGCTTGGGCAAAAGGCCGAAATCACTACCGACACATTTCCCGGCAAGATCTATCCCGGTGTTGTGACCTTTATTTCATCCAGAGCAGAGTTCACACCCAAAAATGTTCAGACGCGAGAAGAAAGGATCAAGCAAGTTTTCAGAGTTAAGGTAACGATCCAAAACCCGGAGCAGGAGTTGAAGATCGGCATGCCCGCGGAAGGATATGTCGTCGTGGATGAAGAGCATGCGAAAAAAGCGGGGGTGTCGACGCGTGGGAAATAG
- a CDS encoding tetratricopeptide repeat protein translates to MSSNLIRWLHLSDFHVGKDDYGQRRLFKYILENVQAKVEAGEAPHLVFITGDIADKGLPDQYRLFEEEFLQPLRESLPADCASRIFIVPGNHDVDRTKAEAVATHGTLSRVPRFLDPTQEGLSKRKVIFERFEAFANWHRGKLDDHWLFGPEGAFWATHERAGCRIGILGLNTAWLSFNDNDRHQLSAGKSIIEDGLEKIKECHMRIVLGHHPIDWFLDDEVESVRALFGRQGVLYLHGHLHKNQSRPDSGAENPFRIIQSGAAFQEREKERWVNRFLWCGLDLEHGRIVAEPLKWSKDCQEWAIDSDAFPEKLRVAGQDLWGIPLPGQEGPRATTAESHPRIWNIPHAYNRNFTGRVALLEKLEQTLNSSANKVRAAVLHGLGGVGKTQIVLRHVYDRQEDYSLVWWLRAEEPATLALDYAALAPKLGLGPDSVPQEAIQAVKSWLATHDGWLLVFDNAEKPEDLKEYLPQRNGGAIITSRNPNWLASAEPIPVGVLPPEDAADFLVKRTRNQDREGALKLAEELDCLPLALEQAGAYIEACGSSCEKYLKLFREQHDKLLKQGKPLDYPDTVATTWKLSFESLRKECPAAADLMELCAFFAPEAIPFDLFSEHPEHLPDPLKDAVKDPLQWDEVKAALKHYSLAEVTQDSLSFHRLVQLVVRNGMAPAARKRKVAAVMRLINEAYGFKDDDLETWPRAKQLLPQGLSATEYSRSEQVDDEPTGRLLNEMGWHLRILGQFLEAKGLLGGALTIAEKVYGPNHPVVAAVLNNLGLVLHDLGNLEGAKGNFERAMKIDEKVYGPNHPAVAIRLNNLGRVLQALGDLQAAKAIFERAMEIDENIHGPDHTAIARDLNNLGSVLHELGELKAAEANYVRALNVGKKVFGSDHLRVATVLNNLGLVLHDLGDLEGAKANFERALAIDEKVYGLAHPTVAIRRNNLGMVLKDLGDLEGARAHIERALEIDEKVYGLNHPAVAIHLSNLGGVLGKLGDLEGAKAHFTRALAMLRGAWGDDHPKTRLVLKNLKSLKSD, encoded by the coding sequence ATGTCCTCAAACCTCATACGCTGGCTGCATCTCTCTGATTTTCATGTCGGCAAGGATGACTACGGCCAGCGCCGTTTGTTCAAGTACATTCTCGAGAACGTCCAGGCCAAGGTTGAGGCCGGCGAGGCTCCTCATTTGGTCTTCATTACCGGAGATATTGCCGATAAGGGACTGCCAGATCAGTATAGGCTCTTCGAAGAAGAGTTCCTGCAGCCGCTTCGTGAAAGCCTTCCCGCGGATTGTGCCTCGCGTATCTTCATCGTTCCGGGGAACCACGATGTTGATCGCACCAAGGCCGAGGCGGTTGCCACGCACGGAACCCTCTCGCGTGTTCCCCGATTTCTGGACCCCACCCAAGAAGGATTGTCAAAACGCAAGGTCATCTTTGAACGATTCGAGGCATTTGCCAATTGGCATCGCGGTAAATTAGACGATCATTGGCTTTTCGGCCCGGAAGGAGCTTTCTGGGCAACTCATGAACGCGCAGGGTGCCGCATTGGCATTCTCGGCCTTAATACCGCGTGGCTTTCCTTCAACGACAATGACAGGCATCAGCTTTCCGCGGGCAAATCGATTATCGAAGATGGCTTGGAAAAAATCAAAGAATGCCACATGCGGATAGTTTTAGGGCACCATCCCATAGACTGGTTCTTGGATGACGAGGTTGAATCCGTACGCGCGCTCTTCGGCAGGCAAGGTGTCTTGTACCTCCACGGACATTTACACAAGAATCAATCCCGCCCTGATAGCGGCGCGGAAAATCCATTCCGGATAATTCAGTCGGGAGCGGCCTTCCAAGAGAGGGAAAAGGAAAGGTGGGTGAATCGTTTCCTTTGGTGCGGTTTGGATTTGGAACATGGTCGAATAGTTGCCGAGCCCCTGAAGTGGTCCAAAGATTGTCAAGAATGGGCCATTGATTCGGATGCTTTTCCTGAGAAACTAAGGGTCGCAGGGCAAGATCTCTGGGGAATTCCCTTACCTGGTCAAGAAGGACCAAGAGCCACAACCGCCGAATCGCATCCTCGAATTTGGAACATTCCCCACGCGTACAATCGGAACTTTACCGGACGCGTAGCACTCTTGGAGAAACTCGAGCAAACGCTGAATTCCTCGGCAAACAAAGTTCGTGCTGCGGTTTTGCATGGCCTGGGCGGCGTCGGAAAGACCCAGATTGTCTTGCGACACGTTTATGACCGGCAGGAGGACTACTCGCTGGTCTGGTGGCTGCGTGCGGAAGAGCCGGCAACTTTGGCGCTTGATTATGCTGCGCTCGCTCCGAAACTGGGGCTTGGCCCTGACTCGGTACCCCAAGAGGCTATTCAGGCTGTAAAAAGTTGGTTGGCAACGCATGACGGCTGGCTACTCGTATTTGACAATGCCGAGAAGCCAGAGGACCTGAAGGAATATCTGCCGCAACGCAATGGCGGAGCGATCATTACCTCCCGGAATCCGAACTGGCTGGCATCGGCCGAACCAATCCCTGTTGGTGTCTTGCCACCAGAGGACGCAGCGGATTTCCTGGTAAAGCGAACCCGTAATCAGGACCGGGAAGGCGCTCTTAAATTGGCCGAAGAGCTTGATTGTCTGCCTCTGGCCCTTGAGCAGGCCGGAGCGTACATCGAAGCCTGTGGTTCATCTTGCGAAAAGTATCTGAAACTGTTCCGCGAACAGCACGATAAGCTTCTGAAACAGGGCAAACCCCTTGATTATCCCGACACTGTTGCCACGACATGGAAACTCTCTTTTGAATCGCTCCGCAAAGAATGCCCCGCGGCCGCGGATCTGATGGAACTTTGCGCCTTCTTCGCACCCGAAGCCATACCATTCGATCTTTTCTCTGAGCATCCCGAGCACCTTCCCGATCCTTTGAAGGACGCTGTCAAAGACCCATTGCAATGGGACGAGGTCAAAGCAGCTCTCAAGCACTATTCTCTGGCCGAGGTTACCCAGGATTCATTGTCCTTTCACAGGCTGGTTCAATTGGTGGTCAGAAACGGAATGGCACCAGCTGCGCGGAAACGTAAGGTCGCTGCCGTGATGCGTCTGATCAATGAAGCGTATGGCTTTAAGGACGACGATCTGGAGACATGGCCTAGGGCTAAACAGCTCCTTCCGCAGGGCCTCTCCGCGACAGAATACTCACGCTCTGAGCAGGTGGATGACGAGCCCACGGGGCGCCTTTTGAATGAAATGGGATGGCATTTAAGGATCCTTGGCCAATTCTTAGAGGCCAAGGGTCTACTGGGAGGGGCTCTAACCATAGCCGAGAAGGTGTATGGCCCAAACCATCCCGTAGTGGCAGCCGTTCTGAACAACCTAGGGTTGGTGCTTCATGATCTCGGGAATTTGGAAGGAGCCAAGGGGAATTTTGAGAGGGCGATGAAAATAGATGAAAAGGTGTATGGCCCAAACCATCCTGCAGTAGCAATTCGTCTGAACAACCTCGGTAGGGTGCTTCAGGCTCTCGGGGATCTGCAGGCAGCCAAAGCAATTTTTGAGAGGGCGATGGAGATCGACGAGAACATCCACGGCCCAGACCACACAGCGATCGCGAGGGATCTGAACAACCTTGGCTCGGTGCTTCATGAACTCGGGGAGTTGAAGGCGGCTGAGGCTAATTATGTGAGGGCCCTGAACGTAGGCAAAAAGGTCTTTGGCTCGGACCATCTCAGGGTCGCCACTGTTCTGAACAACCTCGGGTTGGTGCTTCATGATCTCGGGGATTTGGAGGGAGCCAAGGCCAATTTTGAGAGGGCCTTGGCGATAGACGAGAAGGTCTACGGACTGGCGCATCCGACGGTCGCGATTCGCCGGAACAACCTCGGCATGGTGCTTAAAGATCTCGGGGATTTGGAGGGAGCCAGGGCGCATATTGAGAGGGCCTTGGAGATAGACGAGAAGGTCTACGGCCTGAACCATCCCGCGGTCGCAATTCATCTGAGCAACCTCGGCGGGGTTCTTGGGAAACTCGGGGATTTGGAGGGAGCCAAGGCTCACTTCACGCGGGCCTTAGCGATGTTGCGAGGCGCGTGGGGCGACGATCATCCCAAGACGAGGCTCGTGTTGAAAAACCTGAAATCGCTTAAGAGCGACTGA
- a CDS encoding ABC transporter ATP-binding protein, with translation MRKKRGCRRVGNSVGHNPETPSIIRTEKLCRDFGEVQAVRNLDLEVKRGELFGIVGPDGAGKTTTMRMLAGILAPTSGKAWVDDVSIVDDPEEIKEHIAYMPQRFGLYQDLTVMENLVFYADLFQVPKAERGPRIDTLLGFSRLAPFKDRFAGALSGGMKQKLGLACALIHSPRLLLLDEPTNGVDPVSRRDFWKILYDLVKEKISIVITTAYLDEAERTNRVALMHKGSIIQLGEPRALKGMVSGLMMELVCSGLNRAKEVLLRVPEVIDANVFGDALHVRVKDEQYADVVRETLQREGMKIDSLRRITPAMEDAFLSLIPKNDVSKASAEEVR, from the coding sequence ATGCGAAAAAAGCGGGGGTGTCGACGCGTGGGAAATAGCGTGGGTCACAATCCGGAAACACCGTCGATCATCCGGACTGAAAAGCTCTGCCGCGACTTTGGTGAGGTCCAAGCGGTGCGGAACCTGGACCTGGAGGTGAAGCGCGGCGAACTCTTTGGCATTGTTGGGCCTGACGGCGCGGGCAAGACCACTACCATGCGTATGCTGGCAGGCATTCTAGCCCCGACTTCCGGCAAGGCCTGGGTTGACGATGTCTCAATCGTAGACGACCCTGAGGAGATAAAAGAGCACATAGCGTACATGCCTCAGCGGTTCGGTCTGTATCAGGACCTGACCGTAATGGAGAACCTTGTCTTCTACGCAGATCTTTTCCAAGTCCCCAAGGCAGAACGCGGCCCCAGGATCGACACGCTGCTGGGTTTCAGTCGCCTGGCTCCCTTCAAGGACAGATTTGCCGGGGCCCTGTCCGGAGGGATGAAACAGAAGCTGGGCCTTGCCTGTGCCCTCATCCATTCGCCCCGCCTGTTACTCTTGGACGAACCCACCAACGGGGTTGACCCGGTCTCCCGCCGTGATTTCTGGAAGATCCTTTACGACCTTGTAAAGGAGAAAATCTCTATAGTGATTACGACCGCTTACCTCGACGAAGCTGAGCGAACCAACCGCGTGGCCTTGATGCACAAGGGATCTATCATTCAGCTGGGTGAGCCTCGCGCGCTAAAAGGCATGGTCAGCGGCCTAATGATGGAGCTTGTCTGTTCGGGCCTGAACCGTGCCAAGGAGGTGCTTTTGCGCGTGCCTGAAGTCATCGACGCAAATGTTTTCGGCGACGCGCTCCATGTCCGAGTGAAGGACGAGCAGTATGCTGATGTGGTTCGCGAAACACTCCAGCGGGAGGGCATGAAGATTGATTCCTTGAGGAGGATTACGCCCGCGATGGAAGACGCTTTCCTGTCGCTGATCCCTAAGAATGATGTGTCCAAAGCATCAGCCGAGGAAGTGCGGTGA